The Acidianus manzaensis genome has a window encoding:
- a CDS encoding HIT family protein, whose product MCLFCNIIKGEEHAFIVYEDKNTMAFLDKYPLSPGHTLVVTKTHFDNFLQLDKEHLSQLSLATNIVANAISKSINASGMRILTNIGKSAGQVIFHVHVHIIPTWDSDLPKEFNEFEPRKEQTKEYYETLKRVISQNIKTIIADIDKYR is encoded by the coding sequence ATGTGTTTATTTTGTAATATAATAAAAGGAGAAGAACATGCCTTTATAGTATACGAAGATAAAAACACTATGGCATTTTTAGATAAATATCCATTATCTCCAGGTCATACATTAGTTGTTACTAAAACTCATTTTGATAATTTTCTACAATTAGATAAGGAGCATTTGTCGCAGTTATCATTAGCTACTAATATTGTAGCTAATGCTATAAGTAAATCAATAAATGCGTCTGGAATGAGAATCTTAACAAATATTGGAAAAAGCGCAGGTCAAGTAATATTTCATGTTCATGTACACATTATACCTACATGGGATAGTGATTTACCAAAGGAATTTAATGAATTTGAACCAAGAAAAGAGCAAACAAAGGAATATTATGAAACATTAAAAAGAGTTATTAGTCAGAATATAAAAACTATTATAGCAGATATAGATAAATATAGGTGA
- a CDS encoding nitrilase-related carbon-nitrogen hydrolase has protein sequence MDIELAQINPKLGDIDYNLKKHIEILETSSADCVIFPELSLTGYLLRDMVYEIHKKTEKAIEKIAEISKCSIVGTVKEYRYGILRNSAAIIIDKKIDYVYKFFLPTYGLFEEKRYFQPGDPLHDIKIFKYKDFTFGVVICEDAWHPEPIQALALKGADAIFIPSSSPIRKLQENLLIEDNWEALLKSHSLMNGIWTVFINSVGSQEEEYFWGGSMVSSPYGTITAKGKKFEEDRVKTKINIDDVRKSRYFNSFRDFNRDFHKILLNL, from the coding sequence ATGGACATAGAATTAGCTCAAATAAATCCAAAACTAGGAGATATAGATTATAACTTAAAAAAGCATATTGAAATTTTAGAAACATCGTCAGCTGATTGTGTAATTTTCCCAGAGTTATCATTAACTGGATACTTACTAAGAGATATGGTGTACGAAATTCATAAGAAAACTGAAAAAGCTATAGAAAAAATAGCTGAAATATCAAAGTGCAGTATAGTAGGAACAGTCAAAGAATATAGATATGGGATTCTGAGAAATTCTGCAGCCATAATTATTGATAAAAAAATAGATTATGTATATAAATTCTTTTTACCTACTTATGGTTTATTTGAAGAGAAAAGATATTTTCAGCCCGGAGATCCATTACATGATATTAAAATTTTTAAGTATAAGGATTTCACTTTTGGAGTAGTAATTTGTGAAGATGCATGGCATCCAGAACCAATACAAGCCCTAGCGCTTAAAGGTGCAGATGCAATATTTATTCCATCTTCGTCACCAATAAGAAAACTACAAGAAAATCTCTTAATAGAAGATAACTGGGAAGCATTACTAAAATCGCACTCTCTCATGAATGGAATTTGGACAGTATTCATAAATTCTGTAGGTAGTCAGGAAGAAGAGTATTTTTGGGGAGGATCGATGGTATCATCACCTTATGGAACCATTACTGCAAAAGGAAAAAAATTTGAAGAGGATAGAGTAAAAACAAAAATAAACATTGATGATGTTAGAAAATCTAGATATTTTAATAGCTTCAGAGATTTTAACAGAGACTTTCATAAAATACTATTAAATCTTTAA
- the ppcA gene encoding phosphoenolpyruvate carboxylase codes for MRKIPKTMSTQHPDNAKTPEWTKSEVIEGDDEVIEAYYAYLDLGIHEVMWDAEGKDVDTHVVRKLFSTYSDYFKKNILGEDIFLTYRLPNPRIEGAERKVFAETMESIPIAYDLAEKFYGQGKVPVFEVILPFTTDYQELVSVAKYYEKAVAGEEEIELFDGIQVKDLVGEIYPKKVEVIPLIEDKDSLLKIREIVTGYYKAIKPSYMRVFIARSDPAMNYGMLTAVLLAKFALSTLYKLRDELGIGIFPIIGVGSLPFRGHLSPLNYEKAMEEYKGVYTFTLQSAFKYDYDERTVKEATKRINENKVQEPREYTENEENIIRNIINKYVIAYQPIIEALAPAINFIALNLPKRRARKLHISLFGYARSTGKVTLPRAISFVGAMYSLGIPPEIIGISSLSDLKNEEWDFLNENYRGLRFDLQQSAKFINADGLEIIKEIWNIDEGIIKNIKSDIDFLESQFNIKAGGNDYESKKHNLLSSLALLACKEKKMDELKDYLKEMALIRRSIG; via the coding sequence ATGAGAAAAATACCTAAAACTATGTCAACTCAGCATCCTGATAACGCAAAAACTCCGGAATGGACTAAAAGCGAGGTTATAGAAGGTGACGATGAAGTAATAGAAGCATATTATGCTTATCTGGATTTAGGAATTCATGAAGTTATGTGGGATGCTGAAGGCAAAGATGTAGATACACATGTAGTTAGAAAGCTATTTTCAACTTATTCAGATTATTTCAAGAAAAATATATTAGGAGAAGATATTTTCTTAACATATAGATTACCAAATCCAAGGATAGAAGGAGCAGAAAGAAAAGTATTTGCTGAAACTATGGAAAGCATTCCAATAGCATATGATTTAGCAGAAAAATTCTATGGTCAAGGAAAAGTACCAGTTTTTGAAGTTATATTACCATTTACTACCGATTATCAAGAATTAGTATCAGTAGCGAAATATTATGAGAAAGCAGTTGCTGGAGAAGAAGAAATAGAGTTATTTGATGGAATTCAAGTCAAAGACTTAGTAGGAGAAATTTATCCTAAAAAGGTTGAGGTAATTCCTTTAATAGAAGATAAAGATTCATTACTTAAAATAAGGGAAATTGTTACAGGATATTATAAGGCTATTAAACCAAGCTATATGAGAGTATTTATAGCTAGATCCGATCCTGCAATGAATTACGGAATGTTAACTGCAGTACTATTAGCAAAGTTTGCCTTAAGTACACTCTATAAGCTAAGGGATGAACTAGGAATAGGAATTTTTCCAATTATAGGAGTAGGATCATTACCGTTTAGAGGTCATTTAAGCCCATTAAACTACGAGAAAGCAATGGAAGAATATAAGGGAGTCTACACATTTACGTTACAGTCTGCATTTAAATATGATTATGACGAAAGAACAGTAAAAGAAGCCACAAAAAGAATAAATGAAAATAAAGTACAAGAACCAAGAGAATATACAGAAAACGAAGAAAATATAATTAGAAATATAATTAACAAATACGTAATAGCATATCAACCAATAATTGAAGCATTAGCACCTGCAATTAATTTCATAGCACTTAACTTGCCTAAAAGAAGAGCAAGAAAATTGCACATCAGTTTATTTGGATATGCTAGAAGTACAGGGAAAGTAACTTTACCTAGAGCGATAAGCTTTGTTGGTGCCATGTATTCTCTAGGGATACCACCAGAAATAATAGGCATATCGTCATTATCTGATCTTAAGAACGAGGAATGGGATTTCTTAAATGAAAATTATAGAGGTTTAAGATTTGACTTGCAACAAAGCGCTAAATTCATTAATGCTGATGGCTTAGAAATAATAAAGGAAATTTGGAATATAGATGAAGGAATTATCAAGAATATTAAGAGCGATATTGATTTTCTAGAATCTCAATTTAATATAAAAGCGGGAGGAAATGATTATGAATCTAAAAAACATAATTTATTATCATCTCTAGCATTATTAGCATGTAAAGAGAAAAAAATGGATGAATTAAAGGATTACCTAAAAGAAATGGCATTAATAAGAAGGTCAATTGGATAA
- the asd gene encoding aspartate-semialdehyde dehydrogenase, whose protein sequence is MKRTLKAAILGATGLVGIEYVRMLTQHPYIKPAYLAGKGSVGKPYGEIVRWQTIGQVPKEVADIEVKPTDPKLMDDVDIVFSPLPQGAAGPVEEQFAKEGFPVISNSPDHRFDPDVPMIVPEINSHTISLIDEQKKNRDWKGFIVTTPLCTAQGAAIPLAPIFMNFKMTGAYITTIQSLSGAGYPGIPSLDIVDNILPLGDKYDAKTIKEITRLLSETKRNVNEPQLDEVSLDATTHRIATIQGHYEVSYVTFKEDVDISKVREALDNFRGEPQDLKLPTAPEKPIIITDADNRPQVYFDRWSGNPPGMSIVVGRLKQTSKKSIRMVSLIHNTVRGAAGGGILTAELLVEKGYIEQ, encoded by the coding sequence ATGAAAAGAACCCTAAAAGCGGCTATATTGGGTGCAACTGGACTAGTAGGAATTGAATACGTGAGAATGTTAACACAACATCCGTACATAAAACCAGCATACCTAGCTGGAAAAGGATCAGTAGGGAAGCCATATGGAGAAATAGTAAGATGGCAAACAATCGGACAAGTTCCGAAAGAAGTTGCAGATATTGAAGTAAAACCTACAGATCCTAAATTAATGGATGACGTAGATATAGTATTTTCTCCCTTACCTCAAGGAGCGGCAGGACCGGTAGAAGAACAATTTGCGAAAGAAGGATTCCCAGTAATAAGTAATTCTCCTGATCATAGATTTGATCCTGATGTTCCAATGATTGTTCCAGAGATAAATTCGCATACAATATCCCTAATTGATGAACAAAAAAAGAACAGAGATTGGAAGGGATTTATAGTTACAACACCTTTATGTACTGCTCAAGGTGCTGCAATTCCATTAGCTCCAATATTTATGAATTTCAAAATGACTGGAGCGTACATTACTACAATACAGTCTTTGTCAGGAGCTGGATATCCTGGAATACCATCTTTAGATATCGTTGATAATATATTACCATTAGGTGATAAATATGACGCAAAAACAATAAAAGAAATAACTAGATTATTAAGCGAAACAAAAAGAAACGTAAATGAACCACAATTAGATGAAGTGTCATTAGACGCGACAACTCATAGAATAGCCACAATTCAGGGTCATTATGAGGTATCATATGTTACATTTAAAGAAGACGTTGATATAAGTAAAGTAAGAGAAGCACTAGATAACTTTAGAGGAGAGCCACAAGATCTTAAACTACCTACAGCACCAGAAAAACCAATAATAATCACTGATGCAGATAATAGACCGCAAGTATATTTCGATAGATGGTCAGGAAATCCACCTGGAATGAGTATCGTAGTAGGAAGGTTAAAACAAACAAGTAAGAAATCAATAAGAATGGTATCATTAATACACAATACAGTTAGAGGAGCTGCAGGAGGCGGTATTTTAACTGCAGAACTACTTGTAGAAAAAGGATATATAGAACAATAA
- a CDS encoding ArsR/SmtB family transcription factor: MIVKLDEVLENKGWETRKKILEELSEKEMTAYQLSKKLDLNYSTVKYHLELMERTGLISVRKEKNNKYMYRANNNVKFILNKI; this comes from the coding sequence ATGATAGTAAAACTAGATGAAGTACTTGAAAATAAAGGATGGGAAACAAGAAAGAAAATACTAGAGGAATTATCAGAAAAAGAAATGACTGCATATCAATTATCAAAGAAATTAGATCTAAATTACTCTACAGTAAAGTATCATTTAGAACTTATGGAAAGGACAGGATTAATATCAGTAAGAAAAGAGAAAAATAACAAATACATGTATAGAGCTAATAATAATGTAAAATTTATTTTAAATAAAATTTGA
- a CDS encoding NAD+ synthase yields the protein MQQLLNNIKNLDYSIVSSYLSNRIKNYIELSNKKGGIIGLSGGVDSAVTTMLLANATKNFYILLMPSSTTPKKDIEDSLEIIRKINAENKYTIINIDDIVEKISYDISTNDKLIIGNIKARIRMTLLYAYAQKLNYLVIGTGDKSELLLGYFTKYGDGGVDVLPIGDLYKTQVRELAKYLNLPDYIAYKPSSPALWEGQTAENEIGLSYETIDAILYLRVEQLMTVEEISSELNLDINIVSKIDTMIRQSQHKRLPPEIFRLSGRAINSDWRYPRQWT from the coding sequence ATACAACAACTACTTAATAACATAAAAAACCTTGATTATAGTATAGTTTCCTCTTATTTAAGTAATAGAATTAAAAACTACATTGAATTGAGCAATAAAAAGGGAGGAATAATAGGATTAAGTGGAGGAGTAGACTCTGCAGTAACTACAATGTTGCTAGCTAACGCTACTAAGAATTTCTATATCTTATTAATGCCATCCTCTACAACCCCTAAAAAGGATATCGAGGACTCTTTAGAGATAATAAGAAAAATTAATGCAGAAAATAAATATACTATAATAAATATAGATGATATAGTAGAAAAAATATCATATGATATATCAACAAATGACAAATTGATTATAGGAAATATAAAAGCAAGAATAAGAATGACGTTATTATATGCATATGCACAAAAACTTAATTATTTAGTTATAGGGACTGGCGACAAGAGTGAGCTACTTTTAGGATACTTTACAAAATATGGAGATGGCGGAGTTGATGTTTTGCCAATAGGAGACTTATACAAAACTCAAGTACGAGAACTAGCAAAATATCTAAATTTACCAGATTATATAGCTTATAAACCTAGCTCTCCAGCATTATGGGAAGGACAGACAGCAGAAAACGAAATAGGATTATCATATGAGACTATTGACGCAATACTTTATTTAAGAGTTGAACAACTAATGACAGTAGAAGAAATTTCAAGCGAACTTAACTTAGATATAAACATAGTAAGTAAAATAGATACCATGATAAGGCAATCACAACATAAAAGATTACCACCAGAAATTTTTAGATTGAGTGGAAGAGCTATAAACTCAGACTGGAGATATCCTAGACAATGGACATAG
- a CDS encoding amidase: MTLEELNTIYNAFITIKQIQYKEKGDLEGLKFGIKDIIMTKGVKTTAGSKILKDYIPTENAWIVDRILEKGGTIIGKTNTHEFAIGATNTSSIAGPARNPIDKERITGGSSGGSALAVALDMVDVGIGTDTGGSIRIPASLCGVIGFKPTTGIFPMDGIIPFSWTLDSLGFITKDFETLKKVLYATIPIENKKVLLSTAKTKPKLGVFLFSDDPASKSLKSVLNKLSSYFDLVQINLNFMLAFGSNVRSTIAVAEGASYHRDWIESTPGMYFPDVKDILLSGLKIRAIDYLDALRARRVIFEEYIKAFKDIDVIISPTTKIPAPKISDVVGKEKEFRNLLIANTELFSLVNAPSISIPATKIDNLPIGLMISGIPFEDGKILDIAEKIFQILSN, encoded by the coding sequence ATGACGTTAGAAGAATTAAATACAATATACAATGCATTCATAACAATTAAACAAATTCAATATAAGGAAAAAGGAGATCTAGAAGGATTAAAATTTGGAATAAAAGATATTATCATGACTAAAGGAGTAAAAACTACCGCAGGTTCAAAAATTCTAAAAGATTACATTCCAACCGAAAACGCATGGATAGTAGATAGAATTTTAGAAAAAGGCGGTACTATCATAGGTAAAACTAATACGCACGAATTCGCTATAGGCGCTACTAATACATCCTCTATAGCAGGTCCAGCTAGGAATCCAATAGATAAGGAAAGAATCACAGGAGGTTCAAGCGGAGGCTCTGCGCTTGCTGTTGCATTAGATATGGTAGATGTTGGAATAGGTACTGATACTGGAGGGTCTATAAGAATCCCAGCGTCTCTATGTGGTGTAATAGGGTTTAAGCCTACTACTGGGATATTCCCTATGGATGGAATTATACCTTTTAGTTGGACTTTAGATTCTTTAGGTTTTATAACTAAAGATTTTGAAACACTTAAAAAAGTATTATATGCTACTATTCCAATAGAAAATAAAAAAGTATTATTATCTACTGCTAAGACTAAACCTAAACTTGGTGTATTTCTATTTAGTGACGATCCTGCATCAAAATCTTTAAAAAGTGTTTTAAATAAACTATCTTCATATTTTGATTTAGTTCAAATTAATTTGAATTTTATGCTAGCTTTTGGAAGTAATGTAAGATCTACTATAGCTGTTGCTGAAGGTGCATCGTATCATAGGGATTGGATTGAATCTACTCCAGGTATGTATTTTCCAGATGTTAAAGATATTCTTCTGAGTGGATTAAAAATAAGGGCTATAGATTATTTAGACGCGTTAAGAGCTAGGAGAGTAATTTTTGAAGAATATATAAAGGCATTTAAAGATATAGATGTTATAATATCTCCAACTACTAAGATACCTGCGCCTAAAATATCTGATGTTGTAGGAAAGGAGAAAGAATTTAGAAATCTTCTAATAGCTAATACGGAATTATTTAGTCTTGTAAATGCGCCTTCAATTTCTATTCCAGCTACTAAAATAGATAATTTACCTATAGGATTAATGATAAGTGGTATTCCATTTGAAGATGGAAAAATTCTTGATATAGCAGAAAAAATATTTCAGATATTATCCAATTGA
- a CDS encoding class I SAM-dependent methyltransferase, with product MSEIFPSIFESDFYINEMIKIWDEGNKWAQWLDEVSKKYNLNKKVLDVPCGIGRISYFLSKLGYDITGVDISEKMIKMAKNNIPSGKFYRADMRYISEILEKEKFDLVINIFNSLGYFSDEEDFEILKSLREVTNKIAVINMDNRDYIIYNRPEKYYTFIPPNYLVEDNTNFDPMTSRLRIKRIYKDQKGNELGKIEYSQRFYSLHEIVKMINKAGFKILDVVSGYSWKKFEVTDPQMTIIAGV from the coding sequence ATGAGCGAAATATTTCCAAGTATATTTGAATCAGATTTCTATATTAATGAAATGATAAAGATATGGGATGAAGGAAATAAATGGGCTCAATGGCTAGATGAAGTATCAAAAAAATATAATTTAAATAAAAAGGTGTTAGATGTACCTTGTGGAATCGGCAGAATATCATACTTTCTAAGTAAGTTAGGGTATGATATAACAGGAGTAGATATTTCAGAAAAAATGATTAAAATGGCCAAAAACAATATACCTAGTGGAAAATTTTACAGAGCAGATATGAGATATATAAGCGAAATATTGGAAAAAGAAAAATTTGATCTAGTAATAAATATTTTTAATAGCTTAGGATATTTTTCCGATGAAGAAGACTTTGAAATACTGAAATCACTCAGAGAAGTTACAAATAAAATAGCAGTAATAAATATGGATAATAGAGATTATATTATATATAATAGACCAGAAAAATACTATACTTTTATACCACCCAACTATTTAGTAGAAGATAATACAAACTTCGATCCAATGACATCAAGATTAAGAATAAAAAGAATCTACAAAGACCAAAAAGGAAACGAACTAGGAAAAATAGAATACAGTCAAAGATTTTATAGTCTACACGAGATAGTAAAAATGATAAATAAAGCTGGTTTTAAGATTCTTGATGTAGTTTCTGGATATTCTTGGAAAAAGTTTGAGGTTACAGATCCTCAAATGACTATAATAGCTGGAGTATAA
- a CDS encoding NUDIX hydrolase has product MKIYSGKKFEVYIEKFNLPNGKVRETEFIKHRGSAVILPFLDKNRIIMIRQYRPVIQKWIYELPAGTVEEGEDPLETAKRELIEETGYEANNISHLIDFYPSPGVSNELMHLYIATNLKFVGAHPEEYEVIEVKEISIEDALQMIKNKEICDAKTILGILYFKLENQNL; this is encoded by the coding sequence ATGAAGATATATTCTGGGAAAAAATTCGAAGTATATATAGAAAAATTTAACTTACCTAATGGAAAGGTAAGAGAAACCGAATTTATAAAACATAGAGGATCAGCAGTCATATTACCATTCTTAGACAAAAATAGGATAATAATGATAAGGCAATACAGACCAGTGATTCAAAAATGGATTTATGAACTACCTGCAGGTACAGTTGAAGAGGGAGAAGATCCACTAGAAACAGCAAAAAGAGAACTAATTGAAGAAACTGGATATGAGGCAAATAATATTAGTCACTTAATCGATTTTTATCCATCTCCAGGCGTAAGCAACGAATTAATGCATTTATATATTGCTACTAACTTAAAATTTGTAGGAGCTCACCCTGAAGAATACGAAGTTATAGAAGTTAAGGAAATTTCTATTGAAGATGCATTACAAATGATAAAAAATAAGGAAATATGCGACGCAAAAACGATTTTAGGTATCTTATATTTTAAATTAGAAAATCAAAATCTCTAA
- a CDS encoding chlorite dismutase family protein, protein MKNNPNSIYMLVFSLRFNRDWWRLQSLDRKDISSKMKEIEDKFSNQFISLKKYASLSKDSHLIYWISSDNTLKLIDFRFSIISNLRGYAEENDIFLSVFRPSPYMKKNSNIDYKSILNLPPLKYFVAYPMKKDPEWYLLPFEDRENIMKEHISMAINNPDNNGIRSYTTYSFGIGDYEFVVIYEIPDLRNWVNVVEKLREAKARKWITKEEPLLVGEVRDFDFLI, encoded by the coding sequence ATGAAAAATAATCCTAATAGTATTTACATGTTAGTATTTTCTTTAAGATTTAATAGAGATTGGTGGAGGCTTCAGTCTCTAGATAGAAAAGATATTTCAAGCAAAATGAAAGAAATAGAGGATAAGTTTTCTAATCAATTTATTTCATTAAAAAAATACGCTTCTCTATCTAAAGATTCTCATTTAATATATTGGATTTCTTCTGATAACACGCTAAAACTAATAGACTTTAGATTTAGTATTATTTCAAATCTTAGAGGTTATGCTGAAGAAAATGATATATTTCTCTCAGTATTTAGGCCATCTCCATATATGAAGAAAAACTCCAATATAGATTATAAATCCATTTTAAATCTTCCTCCATTAAAATATTTTGTAGCTTATCCAATGAAAAAAGATCCAGAATGGTATCTTCTTCCATTTGAAGATAGAGAGAATATAATGAAAGAACACATATCTATGGCAATAAATAATCCTGATAATAATGGTATAAGATCATATACTACGTATTCTTTCGGAATAGGTGACTATGAATTTGTGGTAATTTATGAAATACCAGACTTGAGAAATTGGGTTAATGTTGTAGAAAAATTAAGAGAGGCAAAAGCTAGGAAATGGATAACCAAAGAAGAGCCTTTACTTGTTGGAGAAGTTAGAGATTTTGATTTTCTAATTTAA
- the ilvD gene encoding dihydroxy-acid dehydratase, producing the protein MSSVKSRSNSVYGGYEKAPNRAFLKAMGLTDNDISKPLVGIAAAWNEAGPCNIHVLGLASVAKEGVREAGGTPRIFTTPVVIDGIAMGSEGMKYSLVSRELIANVVESTVNAHGYDAFVALGGCDKTGPGLMMAMARLNIPSIYMYGGTTLPGNYKGKPIAIGDVYEAVGAYSAKKITSDDLRLMEDFAIPGPGTCGGLYTANTMGMISEALGLALPGSASPPAVDAERVRYTRETSKAVMNLLEIGLKPRDILTFEAFENAITALMASGGSTNAVLHILAIAYEAGVNLTLDDFDRISKKVPEIVNMKPGGEFVMADLHKVGGVPLLLKKLLDAGLLHGDSITVTGKTMEKNLKEFKLPNVDSSHIIRDINAPFNSYGGIRILKGNLATEGAVIKASATKVRYHKGPARVFNSEQEAFSAVLDGKIKEKEVVVIRYEGPKGGPGMREMLAVTSAIVGQGLGESVALITDGRFSGATRGIMVGHVAPEAAVGGTIGILQDGDIITIDIDNGKLNVELTEKEIKDRLENWKPLEPKYKSGLLAQYAKLVSSSSKGAVLIPY; encoded by the coding sequence ATGTCATCTGTTAAGTCTAGATCAAACTCTGTATATGGAGGGTATGAAAAAGCTCCAAATAGAGCTTTTCTAAAAGCTATGGGACTAACTGATAATGATATATCTAAACCACTGGTAGGTATAGCTGCAGCATGGAACGAAGCAGGACCATGTAATATACATGTATTAGGATTAGCTAGTGTAGCAAAAGAAGGAGTAAGAGAAGCAGGAGGAACGCCTAGAATCTTCACAACACCAGTAGTAATAGATGGTATAGCAATGGGAAGTGAAGGTATGAAATATTCTCTAGTTAGCAGAGAATTAATAGCTAACGTAGTAGAATCTACAGTAAATGCACATGGTTATGATGCTTTCGTAGCTTTAGGAGGGTGCGATAAAACAGGACCAGGTTTAATGATGGCTATGGCTAGGTTAAATATACCTTCAATATATATGTATGGTGGAACTACATTACCGGGAAATTATAAAGGAAAACCAATAGCAATAGGAGATGTATATGAAGCCGTAGGAGCATATTCAGCTAAAAAAATTACTTCAGATGATTTAAGATTAATGGAAGATTTCGCTATACCAGGGCCTGGAACATGTGGTGGACTTTATACAGCCAATACAATGGGAATGATATCAGAAGCACTAGGCCTAGCATTGCCTGGAAGTGCTTCTCCTCCGGCAGTAGACGCAGAAAGAGTAAGATATACTAGGGAAACAAGTAAAGCTGTAATGAATCTTCTTGAAATAGGATTAAAACCTAGAGATATCCTAACTTTTGAAGCTTTTGAAAATGCAATAACTGCACTAATGGCTTCAGGTGGATCTACTAATGCTGTATTACATATTTTAGCTATAGCTTACGAAGCTGGTGTAAATCTAACTTTAGATGATTTTGATAGAATAAGTAAGAAAGTGCCAGAAATTGTAAACATGAAACCAGGTGGAGAGTTTGTAATGGCAGATCTACATAAAGTAGGAGGCGTTCCACTACTTTTAAAGAAACTTCTTGATGCAGGATTACTTCACGGTGATTCTATTACCGTAACAGGAAAAACTATGGAGAAAAATCTAAAAGAATTTAAGTTACCTAACGTCGACTCTTCACATATTATAAGAGATATTAATGCACCATTTAATTCATATGGAGGAATAAGAATTCTTAAAGGAAATTTAGCTACAGAAGGAGCAGTAATAAAAGCATCCGCAACAAAAGTTAGATATCATAAAGGTCCTGCTAGAGTATTTAACTCGGAGCAAGAAGCTTTCTCTGCAGTATTAGATGGAAAAATAAAGGAAAAGGAAGTTGTTGTTATACGCTATGAGGGACCAAAAGGAGGTCCAGGAATGAGAGAAATGCTAGCTGTTACAAGCGCAATAGTAGGTCAAGGATTAGGAGAGAGCGTCGCATTAATTACAGATGGTAGATTCTCAGGAGCAACTAGAGGTATTATGGTAGGTCATGTGGCTCCAGAGGCTGCTGTTGGCGGAACAATAGGCATTCTACAAGATGGAGATATAATAACAATAGACATAGATAATGGAAAATTAAATGTTGAACTAACCGAAAAGGAAATAAAAGATAGACTAGAAAATTGGAAACCATTAGAGCCTAAATATAAATCTGGATTATTAGCACAATATGCTAAATTAGTATCATCTTCTTCTAAAGGAGCAGTACTTATTCCATACTAA